One region of Streptomyces rishiriensis genomic DNA includes:
- a CDS encoding fumarate reductase/succinate dehydrogenase flavoprotein subunit → MTAFSPYADYRTGEPVVDTKAPSGPVAERWDKRRFEARLVNPANRRKHTVIVVGTGLAGGSAGATLAEQGYHVIQFCYQDSPRRAHSIAAQGGINAAKNYRNDGDSVHRLFYDTVKGGDFRARESNVHRLAQISVEIIDQCVAQGVPFAREYGGLLDTRSFGGVQVSRTFYARGQTGQQLLLGAYQALSRQIAAGNIEMHPRTEMLDLIVVDGRARGIVARDLVTGRIDTYFADAVVLASGGYGNVFYLSTNAMNSNATAIWRAHRRGAYFANPCFTQIHPTCIPRTGDHQSKLTLMSESLRNDGRIWVPKAKGDDRPPNRIPEEERDYYLERVYPSFGNLVPRDIASRAAKNVCDEGRGVGPGGQGVYLDFADAVARMGREAVEAKYGNLFDMYQRITDEDPYEVPMRIYPAVHYTMGGLWVDYDLQTTVPGLFAIGEANFSDHGANRLGASALMQGLADGYFVLPATINDYLARNPRRSEVTLEHPVVQEVLAETQDRLNLLLSVDGDRTPDSFHREVGELMWEFCGMARTDAGLRKALERIPQIREEFWRRIKVPGTGEEFNQSLEKANRVVDYLELAELMCLDALHRAESCGGHFREESQTPDGEAARRDEEFAYAAAWEFTGTGEAPALHREDLVFEYVHPTQRSYA, encoded by the coding sequence ATGACTGCCTTCTCCCCCTACGCGGACTACCGGACCGGTGAGCCGGTCGTCGACACCAAGGCCCCTTCCGGCCCCGTCGCCGAGCGCTGGGACAAGCGCCGCTTCGAGGCCAGGCTGGTCAACCCCGCCAACCGGCGCAAGCACACGGTCATCGTCGTGGGCACCGGTCTCGCGGGCGGCTCGGCCGGCGCCACCCTCGCCGAACAGGGCTACCACGTCATCCAGTTCTGCTACCAGGACTCCCCGCGGCGCGCCCACTCCATCGCCGCGCAGGGCGGCATCAACGCGGCGAAGAACTACCGCAACGACGGCGACTCCGTCCACCGCCTGTTCTACGACACGGTCAAGGGCGGCGACTTCCGGGCACGGGAGTCCAATGTGCACCGGCTCGCGCAGATCTCGGTCGAGATCATCGACCAGTGCGTGGCCCAGGGAGTGCCCTTCGCGCGGGAGTACGGCGGGCTGCTCGACACGCGTTCGTTCGGCGGCGTGCAGGTCTCGCGGACCTTCTACGCCCGCGGACAGACGGGCCAGCAGCTCCTGCTCGGCGCCTACCAGGCCCTCAGCAGGCAGATCGCCGCGGGCAACATCGAGATGCACCCCCGCACCGAGATGCTCGACCTGATCGTCGTGGACGGGCGGGCCCGCGGGATCGTGGCGCGCGACCTCGTCACCGGCAGGATCGACACGTACTTCGCCGACGCCGTCGTCCTGGCGAGCGGCGGTTACGGAAACGTCTTCTACCTGTCGACCAACGCCATGAACTCCAACGCCACCGCGATCTGGCGGGCGCACCGGCGGGGCGCGTACTTCGCCAACCCCTGTTTCACGCAGATCCACCCGACCTGCATCCCGCGCACCGGCGACCACCAGTCGAAACTGACGCTGATGAGCGAGTCGCTGCGCAACGACGGCCGGATCTGGGTGCCGAAGGCCAAGGGCGACGACCGTCCGCCGAACCGGATCCCCGAGGAGGAACGCGACTACTACCTGGAGCGCGTCTACCCCTCCTTCGGCAACCTGGTCCCGCGGGACATCGCCTCGCGCGCGGCCAAGAACGTCTGCGACGAGGGCAGGGGGGTGGGCCCCGGCGGACAGGGCGTGTACCTCGACTTCGCCGACGCCGTCGCGCGCATGGGCCGCGAGGCCGTCGAGGCCAAGTACGGCAACCTCTTCGACATGTACCAGCGGATCACCGACGAGGATCCGTACGAGGTCCCGATGCGCATCTACCCGGCCGTGCACTACACGATGGGCGGCCTGTGGGTCGACTACGACCTCCAGACCACCGTGCCGGGCCTGTTCGCGATCGGCGAGGCCAACTTCTCCGACCACGGCGCCAACCGCCTCGGCGCCTCCGCGCTGATGCAGGGGCTGGCCGACGGGTACTTCGTGCTGCCGGCCACCATCAACGACTACCTCGCCCGCAACCCGCGCCGCAGCGAGGTGACCCTCGAACACCCGGTGGTGCAGGAGGTCTTGGCGGAGACCCAGGACCGCCTCAACCTGCTGCTCTCGGTCGACGGCGACCGCACCCCGGACTCCTTCCACCGCGAGGTCGGCGAACTCATGTGGGAGTTCTGCGGCATGGCGCGCACCGACGCGGGTCTGCGCAAGGCGCTGGAGCGCATCCCGCAGATCCGGGAGGAGTTCTGGCGGCGCATCAAGGTGCCCGGCACCGGCGAGGAGTTCAACCAGTCCCTGGAGAAGGCCAACCGCGTCGTCGACTACCTGGAGCTCGCCGAGCTGATGTGCCTCGACGCGCTGCACCGCGCCGAGTCCTGCGGCGGCCACTTCCGCGAGGAGTCGCAGACCCCGGACGGCGAGGCGGCCCGGCGGGACGAGGAGTTCGCCTACGCGGCGGCCTGGGAGTTCACCGGGACGGGCGAGGCCCCGGCCCTGCACCGGGAAGACCTGGTCTTCGAGTACGTCCACCCCACCCAGCGGAGCTACGCATGA
- a CDS encoding LysR family transcriptional regulator codes for MESRPLRYFVAVAEELNFARAAERLGISSPPLSRAIRLLETELGAVLFERTTHRVALTPAGEVLLSEARFALTALEAAGRRARRAAAPEPKLALAVKADGHAGLLEAILARFASDPAAVPVAVRLCGWQEQSRLLRRGEADVALVHEPYDRTGLDTEELATEPRVAALAVSHPLAARDALCLADLGLRPDEVDRYIDEVRGIGQDLAQLLTLVGLGEAVPLLPASVAGRYPRPGVVYRPVRDAPSAVLAVAWPQQSRSTATAALVRAAVAVAEDARAREAG; via the coding sequence GTGGAGTCCCGCCCGCTGCGCTACTTCGTCGCCGTCGCCGAGGAACTCAACTTCGCCCGCGCCGCCGAGCGGCTGGGCATCTCGTCGCCGCCGCTGTCCCGGGCGATCCGCCTGCTGGAGACGGAACTGGGAGCGGTCCTGTTCGAACGGACCACGCACCGCGTGGCGCTGACCCCGGCCGGCGAAGTCCTCCTGTCGGAGGCCCGGTTCGCGCTCACCGCCCTGGAGGCCGCGGGGCGCCGGGCCCGGCGGGCCGCCGCGCCCGAGCCGAAGCTGGCGCTGGCGGTGAAGGCCGACGGACACGCGGGTCTGCTGGAGGCGATCCTCGCCCGGTTCGCGTCGGACCCCGCGGCGGTGCCGGTCGCCGTCCGGCTGTGCGGCTGGCAGGAGCAGTCCCGGCTGCTGCGCCGGGGCGAAGCCGATGTCGCCCTGGTCCACGAGCCGTACGACCGCACCGGCCTCGACACGGAGGAGCTCGCCACCGAACCGCGCGTCGCCGCCCTCGCCGTGAGCCATCCGCTCGCCGCCCGGGACGCGTTGTGCCTCGCCGACCTGGGACTGCGCCCGGACGAGGTGGACCGCTACATCGACGAGGTGCGCGGCATCGGCCAGGACCTGGCCCAGCTGCTCACGCTGGTCGGGCTGGGCGAGGCCGTCCCCCTGCTGCCCGCGTCCGTCGCCGGCCGCTATCCCCGGCCGGGCGTCGTCTACCGGCCGGTCCGGGACGCGCCGTCCGCCGTCCTGGCCGTGGCGTGGCCCCAGCAGTCGCGTTCCACGGCGACGGCGGCGCTCGTGCGGGCGGCCGTGGCGGTGGCCGAGGACGCCCGCGCACGCGAGGCGGGCTGA
- a CDS encoding lysophospholipid acyltransferase family protein: MSVWLPSAPCTPRACVEATVSLTAVPRAVLRLAAVVVLVLVAVVLAPVGGWFPSRVVRSWSRAVVRAAGVRVRVTGTTVPAGTGLLLVANHISWLDIPLLAGVRPARMLAKAEIRRWPVAGTLVARGGVLFIDRDRLRALPATVAVIADALRAGRAVAVFPEGSTWCGRAQGHFRRAVFQAALDARAPVQPVRIRYRDRAGEASTVAAFVGDDPLLASLWRVVSARGLVAEVEVLPALAPGSHPDRRALAAAAAARVLGGPYGRQVIAASGRHGCPPGPGPAVDAGGRAAEFADRGRWSRPSEELR, encoded by the coding sequence ATGAGCGTCTGGCTGCCCAGCGCGCCCTGCACCCCGCGGGCGTGCGTGGAGGCGACGGTGTCCCTCACGGCGGTCCCGCGGGCCGTGCTGCGGCTCGCGGCGGTGGTCGTGCTGGTCCTGGTCGCCGTGGTGCTGGCGCCGGTCGGCGGATGGTTCCCGTCCCGGGTGGTGCGGTCGTGGAGCCGCGCCGTGGTGCGGGCGGCGGGGGTGCGGGTCCGGGTGACCGGCACGACCGTGCCCGCCGGCACCGGGCTGCTGCTGGTCGCGAACCACATCTCCTGGCTGGACATCCCGCTGCTGGCCGGCGTGCGCCCGGCCCGGATGCTCGCCAAGGCCGAGATCCGCAGGTGGCCGGTGGCGGGCACGCTGGTCGCGCGCGGCGGTGTCCTGTTCATCGACCGCGACCGGCTTCGGGCCCTGCCCGCGACGGTCGCCGTGATCGCCGACGCGCTGCGCGCCGGGCGGGCGGTGGCGGTGTTCCCGGAGGGGAGCACCTGGTGCGGCCGCGCCCAGGGGCACTTCAGGCGGGCGGTGTTCCAGGCGGCCCTGGACGCCCGGGCGCCGGTGCAGCCCGTACGCATCCGCTACCGGGACCGTGCGGGGGAGGCCAGCACCGTGGCCGCGTTCGTCGGCGACGACCCGCTGCTCGCCTCGCTGTGGCGGGTGGTGTCGGCGCGGGGCCTGGTGGCGGAGGTCGAGGTCCTGCCCGCGCTCGCGCCGGGCAGCCACCCCGATCGCAGGGCGCTGGCCGCGGCCGCCGCCGCCCGGGTGCTGGGCGGGCCGTACGGGCGGCAGGTCATCGCCGCGTCGGGCCGGCACGGCTGTCCGCCCGGGCCGGGACCCGCGGTCGATGCCGGGGGCCGGGCCGCGGAGTTCGCCGACCGGGGCCGGTGGAGCCGGCCGTCGGAGGAGTTGCGTTGA
- a CDS encoding NAD(P)H-binding protein, translating into MIVITTPTGQIGREVLARLLAAGDGATPVRVIARDPARLPPETRERVEAVQGSHADPAVLKEACEGADRIFWLAPPTPGAADVEGHFRAFTQPLCEVIGGQGLERVVAVSTLGRGVAENAGPISASLAMDEAIAATGVHYRALCPPSLMENLLRQTASIRAEGVWSEALVRDRVVRTCAVRDVAAEAARLLLDDSWTGYEDVPLVGPDALTPEGMAQVVSEVLDRPVRVRQITVAEQKARLTGFGATEAWAQGVADMIHAQNTQGFYGATRPSTPDTAPTSFRQWCEEVLKPAVRG; encoded by the coding sequence ATGATCGTCATCACCACCCCGACCGGCCAGATCGGCCGCGAGGTCCTGGCCCGTCTGCTCGCCGCCGGCGACGGCGCGACGCCGGTCCGGGTGATCGCCCGCGACCCCGCCCGGCTTCCCCCGGAGACCCGCGAGCGCGTCGAGGCCGTCCAGGGCTCCCACGCGGACCCCGCCGTCCTGAAGGAGGCGTGCGAGGGCGCCGACCGGATCTTCTGGCTGGCGCCCCCGACGCCCGGGGCCGCCGACGTCGAGGGCCACTTCCGCGCCTTCACCCAGCCGCTGTGCGAGGTGATCGGCGGCCAGGGCCTCGAACGGGTCGTGGCCGTCTCGACCCTGGGCCGGGGCGTCGCCGAGAACGCCGGACCGATCTCGGCGTCGCTGGCCATGGACGAGGCGATCGCCGCGACGGGCGTGCACTACCGGGCGCTGTGTCCGCCGTCGCTGATGGAGAACCTGCTCCGCCAGACGGCCTCGATCCGCGCCGAGGGCGTGTGGTCGGAGGCGCTCGTGCGGGACCGGGTGGTGCGCACCTGCGCCGTCCGGGACGTCGCCGCCGAGGCGGCCCGGCTGCTCCTGGACGACTCCTGGACCGGTTACGAGGACGTTCCGCTGGTGGGTCCCGACGCCCTCACGCCCGAGGGCATGGCGCAGGTCGTCTCCGAGGTGCTGGACCGGCCGGTGCGGGTGCGGCAGATCACCGTCGCCGAGCAGAAGGCGAGGCTGACGGGCTTCGGCGCCACGGAGGCCTGGGCGCAGGGCGTGGCCGACATGATCCACGCCCAGAACACGCAGGGCTTCTACGGCGCCACCCGGCCCAGCACTCCCGACACCGCGCCCACGAGCTTCCGCCAGTGGTGCGAGGAGGTACTGAAGCCGGCCGTACGGGGCTGA
- a CDS encoding LysR family transcriptional regulator has product MQFQQLQYFVAVAETRHFTRAAELVHVAQPSLSQQIRSLERELGADLFLRARGNITLTDAGEALLPLARRIIADTETARYEVQELVQLRSGRVRLGATPSVCTGLLPDVLRAFHDRYPGIRLLIEEGGSHDLVRELARGALDLALVVLPLPTPSPALTTVELLREDLVVVSSPEASRPGNGRRTVRIADLEGERLVMFRHGYDLRELTVAACRAEGFEPDFAVEGGEMDAVLGFVRAGLGVAVVPRMVAARSGQGLRVTPLARPGLHRTIALAHRSDVAPPRAARELQRMLLER; this is encoded by the coding sequence ATGCAGTTCCAGCAGCTCCAGTACTTCGTGGCGGTCGCCGAGACCCGGCACTTCACCCGGGCCGCCGAACTCGTGCACGTGGCGCAGCCTTCGCTGTCGCAGCAGATCAGGTCGCTGGAGCGGGAGTTGGGGGCGGATCTGTTCCTGCGGGCGCGCGGCAACATCACGCTCACCGACGCCGGCGAGGCGCTGCTGCCGTTGGCGCGGCGGATCATCGCGGACACGGAGACCGCGCGGTACGAGGTGCAGGAGCTGGTGCAGCTGCGCAGCGGGCGGGTACGGCTCGGCGCGACGCCGAGTGTGTGCACCGGACTGCTGCCGGACGTGCTGCGCGCCTTCCACGACCGCTATCCGGGCATCCGGCTGCTGATCGAGGAGGGCGGCTCGCACGACCTCGTGCGGGAGCTGGCCCGCGGCGCCCTCGATCTCGCCCTGGTCGTCCTGCCGCTGCCGACCCCGTCCCCGGCCCTGACGACGGTGGAGCTGCTGCGCGAGGACCTGGTGGTGGTGTCCTCCCCGGAGGCCTCCCGGCCGGGGAACGGACGGCGGACCGTGCGCATCGCCGACCTCGAGGGCGAGCGCCTGGTGATGTTCCGGCACGGCTACGACCTGCGGGAACTGACGGTGGCCGCATGCCGGGCCGAGGGGTTCGAGCCGGACTTCGCGGTGGAGGGCGGGGAGATGGACGCGGTGCTGGGGTTCGTGCGGGCCGGGCTGGGGGTGGCCGTCGTCCCCCGCATGGTGGCCGCCCGGTCGGGCCAGGGCCTGCGGGTCACCCCGCTCGCCCGCCCCGGCCTGCACCGCACGATCGCCCTCGCCCACCGCAGCGACGTCGCGCCGCCCCGGGCGGCCCGCGAACTCCAGCGCATGCTCCTGGAACGCTGA
- a CDS encoding succinate dehydrogenase/fumarate reductase iron-sulfur subunit encodes MRLNLRVWRQKNADADGAMSTYEVDGISPDMSFLEMLDTLNEELILRGDDPVAFDHDCREGICGACSLVINGDAHGPERTTTCQLHMRSFRDGDTIDVEPWRAAAFPVVKDLVVDRSAFDRIIQAGGYVTAPTGAAPEAHATPVPKPDADFAFEHAECIGCGACVAACPNGAAMLFTSAKVNHLNVLPQGAPERETRVLDMVAQMDEEGFGGCTLAGECATACPKGIPLMSITGMNKEWLRAARKGTKR; translated from the coding sequence ATGAGGCTCAACCTGCGCGTCTGGCGGCAGAAGAACGCGGACGCCGACGGCGCCATGTCCACGTACGAGGTGGACGGCATCTCACCCGACATGTCCTTCCTGGAGATGCTCGACACCCTCAACGAAGAGCTCATCCTGCGCGGCGACGATCCCGTGGCCTTCGACCACGACTGCCGCGAGGGCATCTGCGGCGCCTGCTCGCTCGTCATCAACGGCGACGCGCACGGGCCGGAGCGGACCACCACCTGCCAGCTGCACATGCGGTCCTTCCGGGACGGCGACACGATCGACGTCGAGCCGTGGCGGGCCGCCGCCTTCCCGGTCGTCAAGGACCTCGTGGTCGACCGGAGCGCCTTCGACCGGATCATCCAGGCCGGCGGGTACGTCACCGCCCCGACCGGCGCCGCACCCGAGGCCCACGCGACGCCCGTGCCCAAGCCCGATGCCGACTTCGCCTTCGAGCACGCCGAATGCATCGGCTGCGGGGCGTGCGTGGCCGCCTGCCCCAACGGCGCGGCGATGCTGTTCACCTCCGCCAAGGTCAACCACCTCAACGTGCTGCCGCAGGGCGCGCCCGAGCGGGAGACCCGGGTGCTGGACATGGTGGCGCAGATGGACGAGGAGGGATTCGGCGGGTGCACGCTCGCCGGGGAGTGCGCGACGGCCTGCCCCAAGGGCATCCCGCTGATGTCCATCACCGGTATGAACAAGGAGTGGCTGCGCGCTGCCCGGAAGGGCACGAAGCGGTAG
- a CDS encoding succinate dehydrogenase gives MARTVWDSSVGKKTVMAVSGVIMLLYLVVHVIGNLKIFFGAEEFNHYAHWLRTVGEPFMHYEWTLWLVRVVLVVAVVAHGVCAYQLSRRDIKARPGKYVHKKPRASYATRTMRWGGVILALFIVWHVLDLTTGTVHHGGFQEGHPYQNVVDTFSTWYGNVIYIVAMLAVGLHVRHGFWSAAQTLGVGSRTRDRALKTVADVLALLLTAGFLAVPVGVMTGVVS, from the coding sequence CTGGCGCGCACCGTGTGGGACTCCTCCGTCGGCAAGAAGACGGTGATGGCGGTCAGCGGCGTGATCATGCTGCTGTACCTGGTCGTCCACGTCATCGGCAATCTGAAGATCTTCTTCGGTGCGGAGGAGTTCAATCACTACGCCCACTGGCTGCGCACCGTGGGTGAACCGTTCATGCACTACGAGTGGACGCTCTGGCTCGTGCGCGTCGTGCTGGTCGTCGCGGTGGTCGCGCACGGTGTCTGCGCCTACCAGCTCAGCCGCCGCGACATCAAGGCGCGGCCCGGCAAGTACGTGCACAAGAAGCCGCGGGCGAGTTACGCCACCCGCACCATGCGCTGGGGCGGCGTCATCCTGGCTCTGTTCATCGTGTGGCACGTCCTGGACCTGACGACCGGCACCGTGCACCACGGCGGTTTCCAGGAGGGCCACCCGTACCAGAACGTCGTGGACACCTTCTCCACCTGGTACGGCAACGTCATCTACATCGTGGCGATGCTCGCCGTCGGCCTGCACGTCCGGCACGGCTTCTGGAGCGCCGCCCAGACCCTCGGCGTCGGCAGCCGCACCCGCGACCGCGCCCTCAAGACCGTCGCCGACGTCCTCGCGCTGCTGCTCACGGCCGGCTTCCTCGCCGTACCCGTGGGCGTCATGACCGGAGTGGTGAGCTGA
- a CDS encoding NAD-dependent epimerase/dehydratase family protein encodes MSGSPAGRTVLVTGGSGFVAAHLVQQLLERGHHVHATVRSTANAAKLQPLRALGDVHPGRLDLFEADLLTEGSFDEAMKGCAVVFHVASPFLMPEKIKDGRRDVLEPALTGTRNVVASIGRTETVERLVLTSTVGAIFGDYADVQQMDGQILSEKYFNTTSTVENNPYHYAKTVAELAAWEAEAAQSRWRMVSVNPGLILGPSLTPGSASGSLFLLDELFKGYFFYGAPDFSFTTADVREVAAAHVAAAELPGAHGRYIVAAREMTSFHQMARALLKHDPKNRRLPRTALPHWPVRILGPAFGLSQEYIRNHLGIRFRVDNRRSTGELGLTYRPIEETLVDHHRAWREQRR; translated from the coding sequence GTGAGCGGAAGCCCGGCCGGCCGGACGGTTCTCGTGACGGGAGGCAGCGGCTTCGTGGCCGCCCACCTCGTACAGCAGCTCCTGGAACGCGGCCACCACGTGCACGCCACCGTGCGGAGTACGGCGAACGCGGCCAAGCTCCAGCCGTTGCGCGCCCTGGGGGACGTCCATCCGGGCCGCCTCGACCTCTTCGAGGCGGACCTGCTGACGGAGGGCTCCTTCGACGAGGCCATGAAGGGCTGCGCGGTGGTCTTCCACGTGGCCTCGCCGTTCCTGATGCCGGAGAAGATCAAGGACGGCCGACGGGACGTGCTGGAACCCGCCCTGACGGGCACGCGCAACGTCGTGGCCTCGATCGGGCGCACCGAGACCGTCGAGCGCCTCGTCCTCACGTCCACGGTGGGGGCGATCTTCGGCGACTACGCCGACGTACAGCAGATGGACGGCCAGATCCTGTCGGAGAAGTACTTCAACACCACGAGCACCGTGGAGAACAACCCCTACCACTACGCCAAGACGGTGGCCGAGCTGGCCGCCTGGGAGGCGGAGGCGGCCCAGAGCCGCTGGCGCATGGTCTCCGTCAACCCCGGCCTGATCCTGGGGCCCTCCCTCACCCCCGGTTCGGCGTCGGGCAGCCTGTTCCTCCTGGACGAGCTCTTCAAGGGCTACTTCTTCTACGGCGCCCCGGACTTCAGCTTCACCACCGCCGACGTACGCGAGGTCGCGGCGGCCCACGTAGCGGCTGCGGAACTCCCCGGGGCGCACGGCCGCTATATCGTCGCGGCGCGGGAGATGACCTCCTTCCACCAGATGGCGAGAGCCCTGCTGAAGCACGACCCCAAGAACCGGCGCCTGCCCCGGACGGCCCTCCCGCACTGGCCGGTGCGGATCCTCGGCCCCGCCTTCGGCCTCTCCCAGGAGTACATCCGCAACCACCTCGGCATCCGCTTCCGCGTCGACAACCGCAGAAGCACCGGGGAACTGGGCCTCACCTACCGCCCGATCGAGGAGACCCTGGTCGACCACCACCGGGCCTGGCGGGAGCAGCGACGCTAG
- a CDS encoding GNAT family N-acetyltransferase: protein MTAMPVAPPARAVPPGGSGYLVSLARDQDDVRAAQRLRHQVFAGELGARLDGPEPGLDTDAFDAYCDHLLVRDNATGEVVGTYRLLPPERAAVAGRLYSEGEFDLGPLDAIRSGLVEVGRSCVHPDHRDGAVIGLIWAGTARYMLDRGHEWLAGCCSVPLADGGALATATWDRVREKNLAPPEYRVRPLRPWTPNDAGPVARTGLPALLRGYLRLGAWVCGEPAHDPDFGVADLYVLLPMSRIDPRYLRHFLSLVPAR from the coding sequence ATGACCGCCATGCCCGTCGCACCGCCCGCTCGCGCCGTCCCGCCCGGCGGTTCCGGCTACCTCGTCTCACTCGCCCGCGACCAGGACGACGTCCGGGCCGCGCAGCGACTGCGCCACCAGGTGTTCGCCGGGGAACTGGGCGCCCGGCTCGACGGCCCGGAACCGGGCCTGGACACGGACGCCTTCGACGCGTACTGCGACCACCTGCTCGTCCGGGACAACGCCACCGGCGAAGTGGTCGGCACCTACCGGCTGCTGCCGCCCGAGCGGGCCGCGGTCGCCGGACGGCTCTACTCCGAGGGCGAGTTCGACCTCGGCCCGCTCGACGCGATCCGGTCCGGCCTGGTCGAGGTGGGCCGCTCCTGCGTGCACCCCGACCACCGCGACGGCGCCGTCATCGGGCTCATCTGGGCCGGGACAGCCCGCTACATGTTGGACCGCGGCCACGAGTGGCTGGCCGGCTGCTGCTCGGTCCCGCTGGCCGACGGCGGCGCCCTGGCGACGGCGACCTGGGACCGGGTGCGCGAGAAGAACCTCGCCCCGCCGGAGTACCGGGTACGGCCGCTGCGGCCCTGGACCCCGAACGACGCCGGCCCGGTCGCCCGCACCGGACTGCCGGCCCTGCTGCGCGGCTATCTCCGCCTCGGCGCCTGGGTGTGCGGGGAACCCGCCCACGACCCCGACTTCGGCGTCGCGGACCTGTATGTGCTGCTGCCGATGAGCCGGATCGACCCGCGCTATCTGCGGCACTTCCTCTCCCTCGTCCCGGCCCGATGA
- a CDS encoding nuclear transport factor 2 family protein: MDPAVRASRALFEGLLDPEFVEVGSSGRRYTYDEMPAWLPEHEGSSQDGPRYRPSAIKGVLLAPGLVHLTYETDFEGRPARRSSLWRRRSAETGWRMYYHQGTPVPPETA, from the coding sequence ATGGACCCCGCCGTCCGCGCCTCCCGCGCCCTCTTCGAGGGGCTGCTCGACCCCGAGTTCGTCGAGGTCGGCTCCTCGGGCCGCCGCTACACGTACGACGAGATGCCGGCCTGGCTGCCCGAGCACGAGGGCAGCTCACAGGACGGGCCGCGCTACCGGCCGTCGGCGATCAAGGGCGTCCTGCTGGCCCCCGGCCTGGTCCACCTCACCTACGAGACGGACTTCGAGGGCCGGCCCGCCCGGCGCAGCTCACTGTGGCGCAGGCGGAGCGCGGAGACGGGCTGGCGGATGTACTACCACCAGGGAACCCCGGTCCCGCCCGAGACCGCGTAG